A stretch of Lysinibacillus agricola DNA encodes these proteins:
- a CDS encoding penicillin-binding protein has protein sequence MKKKRFRFQWGAFLLLIFYGGLFFLLFTRMVTLQATGEVEGQELAARAAAKYSKESAITANRGKIYDTNGQVIAEDTLSYRLIAIVNDKATTDAKKPRHVVDAEKTAKILADNIPMDEEKIYKQLTRLNNDGEKPYQVEFGSAGRGISHETMSKIKAEKLPGVLFVNDLKRYYPNGIFASHLVGFALKEENKDGTFTTKGKMGLEYTYNKELTGKDGKVEYETDAFSYLLPNSEKMITPAKNGEDIYLTLDKTIQSFLEEAMTQVEQEYNSESMTAVVADPKTGKILAMSQRPTFNPDTREGDNMKWLNEAIEETIEPGSTMKTFTLASAIDTGVWDPNERYPSGTYRVFGEPIRDHNNGIGWGMIPYLEGFQRSSNTSMAHLLKKIGNDVFFDYLDRFGFGKKTGIDLPNEASGTLLSKYPVERVTTTFGQGSTVTPIQLIQAMTAIANDGKMMQPYVIDRIVDSSTEKTIQNHEPVEKGQPISADTAKQVKEILASTLTAEYGTAEDFILDEYEVAGKTGTAQIPLGNGRYSWGSNEFLYSFLGMAPVDNPQLIMYVSVKRPKLKGELGSVPVSKVFNPVMLNSLKYLNVNPEDVQHVDNATIQDYTGQSAEAIQVELANDGLQPVIVGGGGKIIDQYPKGPQKLVNGNIVFLKTEGDVTLPNFTDWSLRNVLVFKSMANLEIEVVGEGFVASQSVSAGTVISDSSPIVVKLKTPSESFNKDVEAPSEDEIEQIDNE, from the coding sequence ATGAAAAAAAAGAGATTTCGATTCCAATGGGGAGCCTTTCTATTATTAATTTTTTATGGAGGGCTCTTTTTTCTATTGTTCACAAGAATGGTTACGTTACAGGCAACAGGTGAAGTGGAAGGACAAGAGCTTGCGGCTAGGGCAGCTGCGAAATATAGTAAGGAAAGTGCAATAACGGCAAATCGTGGGAAAATTTATGATACAAATGGTCAAGTCATTGCTGAGGACACACTTAGTTATCGATTAATCGCAATCGTTAATGACAAGGCCACGACGGATGCAAAAAAACCTCGACATGTTGTAGATGCAGAAAAAACTGCAAAAATATTAGCAGATAATATTCCTATGGACGAAGAAAAAATCTATAAACAGCTTACTAGGTTAAATAATGATGGCGAAAAGCCTTATCAAGTTGAATTTGGAAGTGCGGGCCGTGGAATAAGTCATGAGACTATGAGTAAAATCAAAGCGGAGAAATTACCAGGGGTTTTATTTGTAAATGATTTGAAACGTTATTATCCAAATGGTATTTTTGCCTCGCACTTAGTTGGCTTCGCATTAAAAGAGGAAAATAAAGATGGAACGTTCACGACTAAAGGTAAAATGGGCCTTGAATACACCTACAACAAAGAGCTAACTGGAAAAGACGGTAAGGTTGAATACGAAACAGATGCCTTCAGCTATCTATTGCCAAATAGTGAGAAAATGATAACACCTGCGAAGAATGGTGAAGATATTTATTTAACACTTGATAAAACGATACAAAGCTTTTTAGAGGAAGCAATGACACAGGTGGAACAGGAATACAACTCTGAATCGATGACAGCTGTTGTAGCAGATCCGAAAACAGGGAAAATTCTAGCGATGTCACAGCGACCTACGTTTAATCCTGATACACGTGAAGGCGACAATATGAAGTGGCTGAACGAGGCTATTGAAGAGACCATAGAACCAGGCTCGACGATGAAAACGTTCACGCTCGCTTCAGCTATTGATACTGGGGTTTGGGATCCAAATGAAAGATATCCGTCAGGAACATACCGGGTTTTTGGCGAGCCTATTAGAGACCATAATAATGGGATTGGTTGGGGTATGATTCCTTATTTAGAAGGCTTCCAACGTTCATCCAATACTTCAATGGCTCACCTTTTAAAGAAAATTGGTAACGATGTATTTTTTGATTATTTAGATCGATTTGGATTTGGTAAGAAAACAGGCATTGATTTACCGAATGAAGCGTCGGGTACACTTTTATCGAAATATCCAGTAGAACGAGTGACAACAACGTTCGGTCAAGGTTCTACAGTAACACCGATTCAGTTAATTCAAGCGATGACGGCGATTGCGAATGATGGAAAAATGATGCAACCTTACGTTATTGATCGAATTGTTGATTCCTCGACAGAAAAAACTATTCAAAATCATGAGCCGGTTGAAAAAGGACAACCAATTTCAGCTGACACAGCGAAGCAAGTAAAAGAAATACTTGCCTCTACTTTAACGGCCGAGTATGGTACGGCAGAGGACTTTATCCTTGATGAATATGAAGTTGCAGGGAAAACAGGTACTGCCCAAATCCCACTAGGAAATGGTAGATATTCATGGGGATCAAATGAATTCCTTTATTCTTTCTTAGGGATGGCCCCTGTAGATAACCCTCAGCTCATTATGTATGTCTCAGTAAAAAGGCCAAAGTTAAAGGGTGAACTCGGTTCTGTACCAGTTTCAAAAGTATTTAACCCAGTAATGTTAAATAGTTTAAAGTACTTAAACGTTAATCCTGAAGATGTACAGCACGTTGACAACGCAACAATACAAGATTACACAGGTCAAAGTGCTGAGGCTATTCAAGTAGAGCTTGCAAATGATGGCCTACAGCCAGTTATTGTAGGTGGTGGTGGTAAAATTATTGACCAGTATCCAAAAGGTCCTCAAAAACTTGTAAATGGTAATATTGTGTTTTTAAAGACAGAAGGTGATGTAACACTACCAAACTTCACCGATTGGTCATTGCGTAATGTACTAGTCTTTAAGTCAATGGCAAATTTAGAAATTGAAGTCGTTGGAGAGGGCTTTGTAGCTAGTCAGAGCGTATCGGCAGGTACCGTAATTTCAGATAGTTCACCGATTGTCGTGAAGTTGAAAACTCCTTCTGAAAGCTTTAATAAAGATGTTGAAGCACCATCCGAGGATGAAATTGAACAGATAGATAATGAATAG